The genomic stretch TTTTTACTTATGGGATTAGGTGAAAATGTAGATACATTGCTACTAGGGTGGGTATGTTTTTTCTTGTGGAATCTATTGGACGGCGTAGATGGGAATATTGCACGGTATAAAAAACTATCTTCTCCAATCGGCAGTGTATATGATGCGATGGGAGGATATGCTGCAACAGTGCTTTCATTTTTTGCTTGGGGATGGGCTGCATCGCATAAAAATGGAATTATTGCTGATATTATTTTTATTCCACCGGAATTCTATATCGTAATTGGCGCTTTGTCTGGAATTTTTACTTTGTTCCCTAGACTGATAATGCATCGTGCAATTACATCATTAAAAAATGAAAAAGCACTATCGGGGTTAATGGACAAATCTGAGTATGGTATAGTTAAAACGATTGCGCTAAACATTACGTCAACATCAGGTTTTCTTCAGGTCTTTATGTTGGTTTCTATAATTTTCAACGCTATGGATCTATTTACATTGAGTTATTGTGCAATCAATTTTTTGATTATGGCTGTTGCATTAAAAAATATACTGACTATGAAAGTTTGAAAGGATATTCTCAATGAATGTAGCTGTAATTATAGCGGGTGGATCCGGGCACCGTATGGGACAAGATATTCCCAAACAATTTATCAATGTTTATGATAAGCCAGTATTGATATATACGCTGGAGGGATTTCAGCGTCATCCGTTAATTGACGTAATTGAAGTCGTTTGTCTTGACGGTTGGCACGGCGTATTATCAGCATATGCTAAACAATTTAATATTACAAAGCTTCAATGGATAGTCACTGGGGGAATAACAGGACAAGAGTCTATACGTAATGGGGTGTTTAATCTTGAGGACAAATGTGCCCCTGATGACATCGTTATCATCCATGACGGCATTCGCCCTCTTGTCGATGATGCAGTTTTAACCGATGTGATTATGAAATGTCGTCAGTATGGAAACGCTGTTACTTCAATGCCATACAATGAGCAGATTTTTATAATTGACGATGAAGTATCCACAATTAAGTATATTCCGCGAGAAACACTTCGCCGCGTCTCAACCCCGCAGGCCTATAAATTTGGATTGCTTGACGCGAAATATCATGAAGCGTTTGAAAAACAGATTGGAATACACGGCTCATCATACACAAATACGATGATGGCCGATCTGGGCGAAAGGCTGTATTTCGCTTCCGGGTCTGATAAAAATATTAAACTTACAACAAAAGATGATTTAGAACTGTTCAAAGCATATCTGAAATCGGACAAAGATAATTGGTTGAAGTAAAGAGGGATAGAGCGCAATGAGCAACGAACTGTTTGAAGATGATATCAGATATGTGGCGGAGCTGGATTTACCATGGAATGAATTAACAGACAAAGCAGTCTTGATTACTGGCGCAAGCGGTTTGATAGGCAGTTTTCTTGTCAATGTGCTTATGTACAAAAATAGATTTGATAAATTAGATTGTAATATTTATGCAATCGGCAGAAATAAAGAAAGAGCTGATAAAACATTTTGTGAATATCAAGAGGACGAACGCTTCCAATTTATAGCCCACGATATCAATGTCCCTATGGGTGCTATAGATATAAAAGACGCTGATTACGTACTGCATTTAGCGAGTAATACGCACCCCATAGCTTATGCAGAAGATCCAATAGGTACAATAACCGCTAACGTCATCGGCACGAATAATATGCTGGAATTTGCGGTGAATCATAACGCACGACGTTTGGTTTTTGCCTCTTCCAATGAAATCTACGGAGAAAATCGCGGAGACGCTGAATTCTTTGACGAGCGTTATTGCGGATATATAGACTGCAATACATTACGGGCCGGCTATCCCGAAAGTAAACGGTGTGGTGAGGCCTTATGTCAAGCATATATTAAACAAAAGGGACTTGACGCTGTAGTCGCAAGATTTACGCGTACATACGGCCCGACCATGCTAAGTTCTGATACAAAGGCAATAGCGCAATTCATAAAGAAAGCTGCTGCGCAAGAAAACATTGTATTAAAAAGCGATGGAAAACAGTTCTATTCCTATACATACGTAGCTGACGCGGTATCAGGACTTCTTACCGTTATGCTGCGTGGGAAATGCGGTGAGGCATATAATATAGCCGATAAGAGAGGAGACATCAGGTTAAAAGACTTGGCGGAGATGATAGCTGGCATTGCCGGTACGAATGTCGTCTTTGAACTGCCTGATGACAAAGAAAAGGCTGGCTATAGCACAGCGACGAAGGCTAGGTTGAACGGAGATAAGCTTAAAGCCCTTGGCTGGAATATGAGATATGACGTCTCTTCTGGCATGTGGAAGACTTTACGCTTTCTTATGATGAAATGACTTCAAGATATCGGCTTTACCACATAAACATCAAGTAATAATAGGTAATGTTTTTTTGTGTGCGTTTTTATATTGGGAGAAAAATGAGAGAAAACTTTTATCAAAAAATCTGGAATAAGATGGAAAAATTCCAATATGTCTCTTTTGATATATTTGACACCCTTATAAAGCGCAATGTTTCAACGCCAAGGGAAGTATTCAAACTTGTCGAAGAGAAATATAACCTGCTAAATCCAACAAAGCCACGGATGGCTTTTTATAAGCAAAGAATTGAAGCTGAGCGGAAAGCCGTATATCTTAGCGACTGGGAAGAAGTTACGTTTGACGCGATTTATGATCAAATGGAGATGAGCGAGGTAGAAAGAAAAACATTACAAGAACTGGAAATAGAAACTGAGTTACAGGTTTGTATACCTAATTATCCCATACAGGAAATATATAAGCGATGCGTTGTCGGAGGCAAGACCATTGTTATCACTTCTGATATGTATTTGCCACAATGGGCAATCTGTAAAATACTGACAAATTGTGGCTATGCTCATTATCATAGATTATATTTATCTTCAACAGTGGGCCTAAAAAAAATTACAGGGAATTTATTTAAATATGTTTTATCTGA from Cloacibacillus sp. An23 encodes the following:
- a CDS encoding CDP-alcohol phosphatidyltransferase family protein; this encodes MITPKQIADITMTPKKRKDSKNNYFAFYIGRPLSYILTIPFLYTNIAPNTVSVLSVIPSVVGFLLMGLGENVDTLLLGWVCFFLWNLLDGVDGNIARYKKLSSPIGSVYDAMGGYAATVLSFFAWGWAASHKNGIIADIIFIPPEFYIVIGALSGIFTLFPRLIMHRAITSLKNEKALSGLMDKSEYGIVKTIALNITSTSGFLQVFMLVSIIFNAMDLFTLSYCAINFLIMAVALKNILTMKV
- a CDS encoding IspD/TarI family cytidylyltransferase, giving the protein MNVAVIIAGGSGHRMGQDIPKQFINVYDKPVLIYTLEGFQRHPLIDVIEVVCLDGWHGVLSAYAKQFNITKLQWIVTGGITGQESIRNGVFNLEDKCAPDDIVIIHDGIRPLVDDAVLTDVIMKCRQYGNAVTSMPYNEQIFIIDDEVSTIKYIPRETLRRVSTPQAYKFGLLDAKYHEAFEKQIGIHGSSYTNTMMADLGERLYFASGSDKNIKLTTKDDLELFKAYLKSDKDNWLK
- a CDS encoding NAD-dependent epimerase/dehydratase family protein, translating into MSNELFEDDIRYVAELDLPWNELTDKAVLITGASGLIGSFLVNVLMYKNRFDKLDCNIYAIGRNKERADKTFCEYQEDERFQFIAHDINVPMGAIDIKDADYVLHLASNTHPIAYAEDPIGTITANVIGTNNMLEFAVNHNARRLVFASSNEIYGENRGDAEFFDERYCGYIDCNTLRAGYPESKRCGEALCQAYIKQKGLDAVVARFTRTYGPTMLSSDTKAIAQFIKKAAAQENIVLKSDGKQFYSYTYVADAVSGLLTVMLRGKCGEAYNIADKRGDIRLKDLAEMIAGIAGTNVVFELPDDKEKAGYSTATKARLNGDKLKALGWNMRYDVSSGMWKTLRFLMMK